The DNA window acattataaagactacggtctagacctgctctagaCCTGGAAAAGTGCTCCAGACCAGAATTTTCAGGAGGGAGCCAGAAACAGGTTCTCCTCTCTTATGGTATTTTTAGTTAGGTGATGGGAGTTAAGGTCTTTGAGCTACAAGCAGAAATTTGAGAGGGTGAGTCTCCATTAAATGAACTGTCTGATCCTCCCCCCTCCACTCCCTCTGGGTGCCACAGTCACCATAGCAACCAGTGCCACGTGTGTGCGTTTGGTCTACGAACCTCAAATACAGTGATGATGGGAGGTTTTAACTTGTGAACTCCTACATTTTAAAGAGTACAGTATGAAAACAATATATAGCAATGTCTTCAGTTAAGCCGAGTGCTGTTTCCCATGGCAACTTTGACTGTGGCTGGGAACAAACAGCTGTTTGAGATGAGGTATTTATTGTAGTTTgatctctcactcactctctcatatcaaaatgttcagctctttaatGACACTTTGGTCCTGTAagccagtgattcccaaccaggggttcTTGTACCCCAAGGGGTACTTCTGCATTTACCAGGGGTACGTGGAAAAATTGTgcagctcagctaatttgaaaatatatgtgatatatccacatatttttgtttaggaaaaaataaacacaagtaaGATTACAAATGGTGATCTTTAttagttattgtcacaataactaaCCAACTATTGTAGTCTGCACAAGACATGCCTAAGTTTTccacacacacctacctgtttctgtctctcttgtctctgtctgtctgtctctgtctgtctgtctgtctgtctctctctctcgtctctttctgtctgcctgcctgcctgcctctcacactacctgtctgtcactcactctgtttttctgtccaactccatttttaaatattcagtccttttctgagtttacAATGAGCTAGAGTGAGGGACCAAACGGTCAGTGCAGAGGATCTGTTTAAAAATTTTTAACTCTTCAACGTCATTCCCAAGATATTCACTCTTCATACAATTTATACATGAAAAGGTAGGAAAATTTGTGCTGGTCGCACTATGGagtcaaacaaactcacacagtTGCTACACACTGAAAAAAGTGATTCTGACCTCTTGTAAATTTCATAGATTTTAATGTTATTGAATcctacttattttttttaattcattttaaaatgtcctgCCCTTGTTTAAAACAAGCTAATTTCACTCAAaagtaataagaaaaaatatgtacaatcTAATTTCCTAATACTGTCCTGTCTGCGCATATGCAGACACATGCTGCCACTTTGTCCTGGaggcaggattttttttttttttttttttccccactttgtTAGTAGCTCCTTGAATGCTGTATATTCAAGCTGCATTTTAGGTAAATAAGCCATTTATAGCCAATCGGTGtgttatatttttactttttacaatttaaaacattgtttgattgaaaaaaaaaaaaaaaaagtagttagCTAACACTATtagttgtgtgttttgacagtttaacattagctaacattacagcAACTAACGGTAGCTTAAGATAACCTAGTTGTGTAGTTAGTAACTTAGCTAAGTGTATGTTAgatgtattttaacatttatactAACTTGATGTTGCTCTAAAGTTATGTGTGATGAAttcagtgtttgtctttttagatTGTTTATTAGTTTGTGGACATTGAATACAAGTTTGCCAATGTTAATTGACTAACGTTATTTAACGGCTTGTAACTTCACTTTCCTGGCTGTTTTGGCTTGTAGACTGGTTATGCCTCCTACTGTATTCCTAACTGCAACAAGGGCTGGCGGTAAGACCAGCTATGTTTTCTAATCTTGTCAGTGTGGTAACATTAGGACCAAACTAAACTTGTGAAATCACATTGGTAAAAAGGTGCTTAAGGTGCTGTCTGACAGCAAGGGGTTAATGTTACTGCTGAATCTAAGTAAACAGAACGGCAGCCTTGCCACTAAGCTATGTTGCAGCAGCAAATGTTGCCcttcattcaaaacacaacaatgcaGAGTGGCAACTAAAGCTTTGAAAGTATCTATTTCTGATGTGATTTCTAAATGCTGTAGTGATAAAGTGATTTATAATCGCCCATCAGAGAAATATCACACTTGCTAGAAAATAGTCCAGCagtgaattaataaataaaataattctttCCGAAATTGaatttcatgtctgtctgtcctgccaTTTGTTGCATATTTTGTAGTAATATTAAGGCATTATTAAACACAGATGAATTTGTAGTGATCTGACTTCAGTCATGGGCTTAACATACTCTGTGCTCACACAAGTTAGTACTTATTGGACTAATTTtatcaaaattaattttcttcaACAAGCTCACCATTTATCTTTTTGATCCCtgcttatttttattatagGTTTTTCCTCATATCTGATGTTGGTGTGATGTAGAAACATGGAGATCCTAACTCTTTGGGGACCTCATATTGTTTTGGTAAGTGCATTTAACAAACAAACTCTTCACAGCTATACTGATCACAGCAGAACTGCTaagaataaatgttttgtaactgtgtgctaactattttatcttttatttggaGCTTTCCATGGTTATTGGCAAATGAtgataccaaaaaaaaaaaaggtcaaaagaaaatgaaaggaaaaataaataggCAATAAGGAGGAGCAAAATGCTGGTACATCGTCATCATATAATTCATAGAGAAGAGCTGTTATGTTCATGCTGAACATTCAGAGGTAGTGCAGGGAAATCCAGCTGCCAGAGAGTGGCCAGAGCTATACTTTAATGATTAGCTACAAAGTAGCTACAAAATATCATTACATCAATGACTGAACATAGTGCTCTTtgtcttctgttgtttttttaatgtataacAGATAAATGCTGAATTCCAGCGCATAACAAATTCACTTAAAACAACCTTCATGGTGCAGTTGGACAGCCATTTACCTCAGCTGACATCTATTTTCCAGAAGGAGGGAGGTGTTTCTGGCCAGAAACTAGCCAAACATCTGTCGATCTTGCAAGAGGTAAATGTATACACTGTAGTAGAAAATATCGTATACACGCAACTTTATGAAATTTACTTGTCTAGTACGATATAGCCTGGATTATTTGCAAGGTGCAAGACAGATTTCTAAAGAAATCTGATGACGTCTTAATGAGGCAATAGTGACATACAGGTTATGCAGGTTATAGAGAAGCAGGCTTGTGACTGGAAAGGTGCCAATTCAATCCCCAGGTGGGGAACGGGAAAGAGCAGTTCTGAAGTCAGTCTTCTCTTGGAGACACATTTCACATCATAGTAAATGAAAAACAccccacaaacacaaaatagagGTGTAGCTTAAAAGGGTTCTGAAGCTGAAGAAATCACTCAACCTTATGGCTCCTTATAAAAAGGTaattatttttggaaaatggttAGCGGTAATGCTAATGCATTTAtcaacaagctaaaacaaaaaaaacaccagcatgATCCTTTCATACTGTGCATAAGGTCATGCTTTTGTTGTGTGCTGAGTGGTTGTGGTGAGGTTGTATCAAGTTTGTTTTCGTTTTTGGCGAGTGTCCCTCTAATCACATTGTGAAAGCCATCTCTACCTCGTAATACCTAGTAGACGAGTGACATTAGAATCTTAAAACATTTCCTATATTACAAAACAGTACATGTGTCATCCTAGATGCAAAGTGCCTTGAGGCCTGCTGGCCTTTTAAGGTTGACATCACTTGTCGCCTGTGTAAAAGGGttacaattatcaaaatagtccTAAATATAACAATAATCACAAAAAATCCCAAGAAAATTTCCAACCTGTGGTaacctaaaaaaaatatatagaatgaCTTcattatacatactgtaaatgcactGCAACAGACTCTAATTAAATAATGTTGAATTGTTACTTAAttttcataaaatgtcagacctctGAATATGTAGGGCGATAGCACTGTTGTAACTTCTACTTATCCAGagaagtttcactgagagcagTCCTCTCTTCTTCACAATTCATACCTGGAAACTGctagtacaaccacagtctgatctacTGGTCATTGAAgattaagtgccttgctcaaggcaGGTGCTACTCTTTCACTTTCCCTAGTTTGGGACTGAATTGGCACCTTTCCAGTCACAAGCCTGCTTCTCTAAACTATATGCCACTATTGCCTCGTTAAGGCATCATCAGATTTCcttagaaatgtgttttgcaccTTGCAAATAATCCAAGTTGAAGAACACAGTGAGTGGTGGACTGTATTAACACAGCCACTGGTGTGAACATTTAAAGCTGTACGAGGGATTTTGTGGAATATTCACTTGAATTGAATATTGCAACCCTGGACATAGTTGCTTGTGAAAAATTGGGTAGCCTATTATGTTCAGTCATGTATTCTTTCAATGTAAGTGTTTGCAGTTTATTGCAATCTCAGCATCACATTTTGTAAGTTGTCAAGCAACTCAAGAAAGGGTTACCACTAAGTTACATTAATGGCACAGCAAAAATGGTGTTCTATCTAGTCTCagctaaaaatgtttaattagaTTAAATTTAAAGTATCTAGAAATTAAACCATTAAATTGATCTAAATGTACGTAATTAAATTTAGTATACTGAATATAAAAAATTTGAGTAAATTCTACTCAAATTAGTTGagctaaaattaataaaattgatCTGAAattagttaataataataaataaataaataaataaaataaataataaacacagtcTGTTAATCAAATACACCTGCTctctatcacactcctgctccccatcagcacctaaccacagccagcataaaagcccaacactcacctcagccagttgtccgacctTGTTAATCTAAAGGACTCCCCATGCCATTCTTTATCACTCCTACATTCTTCACGCCGGCGAGTCTTCCCCTTCTCCatacctgctcacctgtctgttctgGCTATAATCCTAATAAATCTACATTCTGTCTCCCTATCGTTGTCTCCTAcctctctgtccgtaacagaaggtcggacccaTACCGAAGGATTACAACCATTACTCCCTTAGTTGCTCCGTCACCTCCAGTTACACCATGCCCAGGGCCAGACCGGCGCCCTTCTTTGGTTTGGAGGATCACAGCACGCCTCAGAACcatctgctgggtcgcagcatgCCATTGAACCATCAGCTGgttcgcagcagcagcaccctccttctctgccagaGTGGCAGACTCCGGATTCCCGGACATCACTGGTCCAGCCCGCTCCTCTACCAATCTTCCCGTtgccggcttcctgtcctgccgACGGCTCCCTGTCCTGCCGACCCGCCGCCGGCTCCCTGTACGGCTGTCCCGCCGCCGGCTCCTGAGGATCTCCGCCAGCTTCCAGAGAGACCCGTATTCGCCGCTGGTCTCCAGGGGCCCTCAGCCTTCACTGCCGGCATTCCGTCAGAACTCTAGATTGTTTTGATCTTTGTCACAGACCTCATGCGGTGAGCTCCGCACAAGGCCAGCCCTCAGGTCGTCTGCCAGAGATCCTCAACTCCACCCTGGTTCAGCCCCCGGGTCGTCCGCCTGAGGTCCTCTGCTACACCCAGGTCCAGCCCCTGGGACGACCGTCCGAAGCTCCCAGTTCAACACCTGCCCAGGCCCCGGATCGTCCGTCCGAGGCTCTcagctccacacctgcccaGGCCCCGGATCGTCCGTCCGAGGCTCTcagctccacacctgcccaGGCCCCGGATCGTCCGTCCGAGGCTCTcagctccacacctgcccaGGCCCCGGATCGTCCGTCCGAGGCTctcagctccacacctgtccaggcccTGGATCGTTCGTCCAAGGCTCCCAattccacacctgtccaggcccTGGGTCGTCCACCCGAGGTTCCCAGCTCTGCACATGCCCAACCCCAAGGCCATCTGCCTGGATCAACCTGCTCCCCGTGGAAGAGGACGACCACCACATTGGCAGGGTTTTTCGGCCATCGGGAGCTGGCTGTGGAGGGGGGGGGTaatgtcacggatacgccaggctccccCATCTGTTAAtcaaacacacctgctccctatcacactcctgctccccaccagcacctaatcacagctAGCATAAAAGCCcaacactcacctcagccagttgtccgacaGCGTTAATCTaagcgatctccctctccagcaatCTCCCACTCCAGCGATCTTCACACCAACGGACTTCCCTTTCTCCATACCTGCTCATCTGTCTGTTCTGgctttaatatttataaatttaCATTCTGTCTCcctatcggtgtctcctgcctctctgtccgtaacaaccTGCTCTCATTCCCACATTTGACACTAAAAACAAATCTCACACAGCCTCTGCAGCAGATTCTCCTTTCTCTTACGATATTTTAAATTTGGCGATAGGAGTTACGTCTTTGAGCTAGAAGCAAAAATTTGAGAGGCTAATGTAACAAGTGTTTGTTAGTACTGTGTAATAGATTTGTAATAGCTGTTTGAGGATGAATGCTGTAGGCTAATTGATCAGGAAGACTAGGAACAGCTGCTGGAGGGCAGGGGtcagtaaataataacaattgaCAGAATAGTTGAATTAAGGAAAAGTGTATTGTACAAAAAGTGAATATAAACATAACCCAATATATACATGAACTactgcagcagaaataaatcaaaaatcaacttcaatcaattttaaattaaatgtccaAGATATTGTTCATTGAGGCaggaaggaaacaaaaaaattcaaTGTCTGTTCTCCCAACTAAGGATGAAGAACACCGAGGCTGCGCACCACGTTTGAGTCCATATGTTTGTTATTGAGTGATTTGAAATGTCCGTTAGCGCGATTGTCCGGGGGGTTGAATATTGCAGCGGTTGCGTAGCTCGAGGAGGTGGGAGAGTAAAAGGACAGGCTGTACCGCCTCCTACCAGACCGAAGAGTGTTGGATGGATAACAGGAACGTTGTGTGCTCCAGAGCCTAGCTCACCATCGAATATACCCTGAATGGGCACCTGGCctgtatacaaacacaaaaggccACTTAAATGGGTGTACACTGATATCTGTGGGCTAacattaagctaacattagcttagttgtaacattacaaaataaaatcacataaaaaacaaaagaaaccaatgggagcacatgttagcatgtagcatgctaacattagcatgctagtTAGCATATTGTCTCcaacatataaaatacatttttgaaatcaACCGGAAGTAGCATCAATCATgagcacatgttagcatgtagaCTAAGCTAGCatgttgctaatgctaacagtaAAAGTTCAAACTCACCAGTTCAGTAAGAAACATTTTGCCCAGCACACACAACAACGCCCAATCACCGGATGATTCTGGTTTCTACAGAAATGTTTAGATGCTTAACagagaataaatgaaaaccaaTATTTGCTTGAATGGAGGTACTGCCCTACAGCTGCTCTGACTTCTCTCCCACACAACTGAGCTGAGAGAAGTCAGGACAGCTTTTATACTGAGGCAGagggctgtgattggctaaTTGAAACAAAGGGGGTGTGTCTTATGGCAAGGGAAAGAAAGGGTGGAAAACATGGACTGGCAACTACAGTACATGGAATGACACTACATTAAATACAGAGGGTTGGAAGGGAGGAAATGGAAAACCTGGACTGGAAACTGGATTGGATTAtttttggatggatggatttttacCCTGGGCTACACTAATTCTCTATTAAATGAACTGCCTGACC is part of the Siniperca chuatsi isolate FFG_IHB_CAS linkage group LG9, ASM2008510v1, whole genome shotgun sequence genome and encodes:
- the LOC122881592 gene encoding uncharacterized protein LOC122881592: MEILTLWGPHIVLINAEFQRITNSLKTTFMVQLDSHLPQLTSIFQKEGGVSGQKLAKHLSILQEKVGPIPKDYNHYSLSCSVTSSYTMPRARPAPFFGLEDHSTPQNHLLGRSMPLNHQLVRSSSTLLLCQSGRLRIPGHHWSSPLLYQSSRCRLPVLPTAPCPADPPPAPCTAVPPPAPEDLRQLPERPVFAAGLQGPSAFTAGIPSEL